The following nucleotide sequence is from Puntigrus tetrazona isolate hp1 chromosome 12, ASM1883169v1, whole genome shotgun sequence.
tatttatcatttcaaGCCTGAGACATGCGTATCATATTTTACAGGATCACCAATGTAAAATGTCAGGAACACTGtttaatactgttaaaaaaacaacaacgaaatACAGTACACTTTGATCATTTTAACTGAACCTATATATCAAAAATCAATCAGCAACAAAGCGACTTAACAATTAGTTGTCGCTTCATATGCGTTGCAATAAGCATTGTTCTGGTCAGGAAGTTACAACACTCTCGGTTTTCCTTCAGGAGGGTGTGCCTTCAAGCTCCAGTTCTCCATTCATCCTATTAGCACAATAGCTTCTCCTTCACATTGGCCAACATTTAATCTGTCTCAAGTGGCTGAACCCGATTCTGCTGAGGCAGCGTACTATGAACCATGACTAAATACTCTGGAAAATATCAAACTCCAATTAAAAAGCTAACCCAGATGCTTGTTCCTTTTCATGTGCGGCGCTGGAAACACAAGCAATGACTTCCATGTGTTCATCAAAGGAGAGCAACAAGGTGGGCTGGCACAagataaatgtttagtttactTCGGCACAGCCCTTGTGCTAAACTTCCTTAAGAGAGGTTAAAGACAAACTTTTTACAAGCGGTCCTTTCATGATTTCATTTGAGGGATCAATAAAAAGAATATGATCCATTATGGAATTTAGCATTTTGATGTAGTTGTACATAAAGTCAAGTGAGATTTATCTAAAgacacaggaaaaaaattagGGTCATTAACAGGGTTCGCAATTAAACAACAGGTGGatacaaacatatatttcaatataaataaacaaatatttgaattattaaaattgttcaataaaacaaaaaacttacagcaaaaataaaaagtacaggTGTTACTTTggtattatttataaagcattcatttatatctattaacatgtttaattttgttgtgtactgttgtcattttattactttctaTTTTCTAAAATTTCTATATTTCGAGAGTTTTAATTTCAGTACAAAAATGTCAACTTAGcctattttatagcatttatttattggacAGACAATGCTGAATTTTATGCAGCATGTCTCTCCTAAGGGTCCTTTGTTtgaaaaagaagggaaaaaaaaaaaaaaggctggaGACCTTGAAATCAAAGAAGAAATCGTCATAGTCACTAGCGGAGACTGCAGCATTCTGTATTTATACGCGGATaacgtgataaaaaaaaagaaaccaacaAATCAAGCAAATAATAGCATGTAAAACTGTACACTTCGAATAAAAAACACACCAGGTCATACGTCCTTCACCTAGGCACTACAAAATTGGATTTCAGACATTCATGACTCGCGGTGGCACGACGTGGAGATGCCAGGGGACTAGTCTAAAGTTACACCTGTGTAGGACTCACGGGCCGTTTGGAGACTGCAGATCTATTAGGCTGTTTACTCTCATTCACATGGAGTTTCAGTTTCACCAGGAGAGCCAATGAGACACAAACAGGATGCAAAAACTTCCAGTGCGTTTAACCTTTCTGCCACACAGGCGCTTAAATCATCAACGGACCCTTCCTCTTCGGCCTACAGTATCTGACACCGAGGGGCTCAACAAGTAAAGCCCGCTGTCTCAGCATACAAATCACGTGAAACTGCGGTATTGATCCACAAACATCAAAACTCAATGTTTACAGGCAATACTGCAAGTTAGAGCGCTATTAGCCTACATTTGGTATCTATTTTTCGCGACATGCAAGTGATGTAAAAACTCCTCCGAGAATGATCACTATTTcgtgtttacatatttattttgtgtatatctCGAGTGTACATGACAGTCGTGCTCCGTGCTAATGGCTCAATCCTCGCATCAGCAAACAGGCTAGCGCGAGAACTACAGCGCTACACATCAAATCTCTTACTGGCATATAACGTCGCTTCTTACCCTGTTCCCTAGAGCTGTGTCTAGCTTGCTTGTCGTCGCCCCTTGGTTTAATGCTCCATAACTGTCCTTGATGTGGTCACCCATGTATCCAGGgattctgtttttctttgggactgaagtttttttttttttttgaggaagtAAGATGGCCGATGCTAGTCTGTTCGTCTGAACTCTGTGACGCAAACTGAGGTGTTTCGGGCCAGTCACCATCAGCGGGCGCTAGCGTTCcgtctgtctttttgtttatgcgttttgttttaataaaatgactgtTAATTTACAAAGAATTGTTTAAAGGTACAGTTAATCGAAAGCTATTGACTTTTGCTTTTACTTCTTGGTCACCACCATTCATTGTTATGAAAAACAATGAATCATTATGAATAACAATGCAGTTTTGGAACAatatcagggtgagtaaattagagaaataatttattttattcatgaattTTTTTAAGAGTGGAATTTGgccatgaaaatattaaatattaaaataagcaaGTGCATTTAAATTTCCACAATACACAGCAATGTTGCAATTCATTACAAACCGCAAAGTTAGATTCTAACAAACAAGgtatttaaaggaatacttcacccaaaaaggaaaacactgtcgttaattactcatcctcatgtcgttGCTAAGCTCGAGGACCAGCATTCATTTTTGGAACACGAATTAAAACACTTCTGATGATTTCCGAGGGCTTTCTGACCCCTTCCACAGACAACATTGATCCTAAcatcaaggtccagaaaggtagtaagaaCCTTGTTCAATTAATCCATATGACATCAGTGGTATGACAACCGTAAGAATACTTTATACGCACACAAAAAAcccctttattcaacaattaatCTTTTGCTCCTTTTtatagcaccattttggagagtatcgcATACGCAAACAATGTATTCGTGGTATACATAACATTGCATGCGTTTATTACGTATGTGTTACTCTTCAAAAATGGCACCATAaaaattagaaaatgttattatttttgttttctttgtacacaaaaagtattctcatagctttgtGAAATTACAGTTGATTGTGTTAGGATCTATGCTGTTTatgggagggtcagagagctcttagAATTCATCAAGAAATTTGTGTTCCAACGATAAAcgaaggtttggaatgacatgaaggttaGTAGTTAAATGACAgatttgggtgaattatccctttaaatattcataaatataataattcactcactgcatttaatacaaacatttcCTAATAAATATGAACACCGATCCCTTTTGACAAGGAACAATTACCAAACCTGAGATTACGACGCCAATACTTTTCATCTTTACAATGTCTGCTTGTTTTTCTGAACAGGCACCACATCCATAGGATTGTGTAGGAATTCGTAAAGCTGCCTGGCATTGCTACCACTGGCCAAGATCTCACTGAGCTTTTCCTGACTAAATGTTAGAAGATCGGCCAGACAGGAAGCGTGTTTTACAAGGCTCTTGAAGTTTTTCACATTGACTCCAGGCATGCGGAGCAAGAAGTCGTGAGGTCCGGGGTTGTACAGGTCTGCTGACTCCGTCACCGTCTCTGATTCGGCAGTAACGGCCTGAGCTGTGGCGGCGTCGGGCTCCGGGCGGCCGCGTTTGAGCTCCTGAAACAGCTCTGCCGTCACGTAGGGAGACGGGCACCAGAGCAGCCTCAGGCGGGGGAAATGGAGGGTGAGGAGGGTCAGTTTAGATGTGACGTCGCTGGCAGAAATCTCCTGACGAAAATCACTGCGGGCCACGAGGGAGAAAGGCTTGGCGGGGTCAAACTCGATAAGCAGCACCGGACGGCGATAGAATCGAGTCATAGAGAGGCACTGTGTGTAGAGACGCCCGCTTTGTAGTGACCCAATGAGATCGCTGACGCTTTTGCGCTCCACGCAGATCTCTGAAGTCAATATGTAGTCGCCGACCTCTAAGGTGATGGGCTCAATGTCGAGACCCCGTTGATGCAGGAGGGAAGGAAGCTCACTGCGGAACTCCCGCATGTCAACTATGATTCGCTGAGGCTCTTTAACATCTTCACGGCCCCCTAATTGGACATAACCATTAATTAGCGCTTTACACGTTGAATTGACAAAAGCACATTGTGTAAATGTCAGGTGGAACAAGGAAGGTTTACCTGCTTTGCGGGTGTTGGTGGCGGCACTGGCAGGTTCCTGACTGCGGACAAGATCTAGGTTGGTGTCTTCCCtaccctctctctcttctggaACGACCATGCTGGCCTTTtccctataaaaaaaaaaatacaaattaaaaagtcacaaaaaacCAATGCAATTGAACTCAttttgtttctcagataaagagGAAATATTGCGCTAACCTTATGAGGTACTCAAATGCTTGTTTTTCCTTGCTCAAGACTGTAAGATACCTCTGTTCTTCTGTCGAGCCTccatatataagaaaatatacaCTAAACATAGAAATTTGTAAAGTtaaatatggatttatttttatgaatatggtaaattatttagtttagcACCAAATTTAGGGtaagtaggattttttttaaattagaaattaatacttttatttagtgaaaatggattttaaataaatataaaagacatgtaatgttataaaatatgtcaaatgagtgcagttcttttaaattttatattcaaagaattaaaatattaaaatagaaaaagagtaattttaaataataaaaaaataaaataaatgtagtcttGGTCAGCACAAGTTATTTCAAacgcatttaaaaaatcttactaaccccaaactttGAGCGCTATTATTTGTTTCTTAGAATATACATTTTGCTTCATGCCAATATACACACCGGAGAGGTTTTCCTGGCCTGCTGGCTTTATAAATCTCAAGTTGCCGCACAAAACTGAGTTCTGCAtcatacaaaacaacaaacatggGGTCGACTTCGTGCAACACCCGCGTCAAACTGTAGGGGTCGCTGCATCCCTTCAAAGGGTGAATGACAGTCAACGGCTCTTTAAGGATTCCGTAGTAGTCATCGGAAGAAATATCAAGAAGaatctcttcttcttcctcctcctcctcctcttcagccAAACTTCCTTCATCTCCACTGTTTCCAATTAGGTCCTTTTCAGCTCCGTCTTCCTGCCTCTCCATCTGAGAGACTCTTGAAGGTCTGTCATTCTTTGTTGGTTTCTTTGAGgcggtttgttttttttttggccgcCCGTTTTTCCCTTTGCTCTTAGCGGAGGCCTTCTTGCTCCAGCCTTTGTCAAGCTTCAGTAAATCAGGCTGAGGATCTTCTTTTCCAATGGTGCGTGAATAAAGGCGATTCAGTAGGTGCTCTGCTCCTTTTTGGATATATTCCTTCAGCTGAGCACATGTTCTGTCATCACTGGCGCAAATCAACACACGGCCTGAAGTACGGACCACAAATTTAACCTGATGCTTTGcatatgaattaaacattttactgtgAAATGGTTTTACCTGGTTCACGCTCGGAGctgctgttttctttctcaatctctTGTAGCACCTCTGTTAACGCTTCCCACTTTGGATTTTTCTCAAGCACGAGCTCTCTTATCGGAGGGCctagttttaaacaaaaacagaaaagaatatACTAGTATGCACGTGtagtaaaaatgtgaaacaaGTACGTGAACACCTATAAACGCTACGCATCAAACATACTGTACCTAGAGCACTTCGTTTCTGGTCGTTCTCTCCAACTTTTAGTTTCTTCTTTGACTCTCGCATGCAATACACGCGGCTGCGAGCATTTACAAACATTGAAGTNaaaaaaaaaaaaaaaaaaaagattcaggtGACCAATAATTTCCTCAATCTCTGAAGAGTTCAAATAGAGCAACGGATCAGCTAACTGTACCTGAATTGCTACCGAAGCTTTTCTGGCTGGTTCTTAAAGACTCTAGCAGATTGAGGAAGGTGACACAGTCGTACTGCGTGAGGTAGAGAAGAAGGGTTCTTAAAATCTTTAGGTCCTGAACGAGAGATTTGGTCCTGGACCCCAGCTGATGCCACAATGGGTCAAGATAATGGCGAATTGtctgcatttgaaaaaaaaaataaatttttttaataaaaaataaataaatacatggtCAGCaacttcatttatatttataaataaaataatttatttatagctcttatgtaatataattatttcatataattatcacaatattttatgactattataaacaatacattgcaaaaatactgcatttaaaataataatggtaatactagttatgaataaaatttgttttttgctACTGTAAAATTGTTTCACGTATTATAATACCANNNNNNNNNNNNNNNNNNNNNNNNNNNNNNNNNNNNNNNNNNNNNNNNNNNNNNNNNNNNNNNNNNNNNNNNNNNNNNNNNNNNNNNNNNNNNNNNNNNNtatatatataaatatatacgcttataaacagccaatatgttagtAATAACCAAAGTTAATTTAAGATCTAAATCTAACTGCCAAATATGAAATTCTGTGTTATTatgtttgttgttattttgtgtgtgtgtgtgtgtgtgctatagTGATTTTCCCCCTCATGTACAGCATTATCATAAGCACTATGAAAAGCCTTTTCTCACTTTTTCAAAGGAAGTGCCCAGGCTGTTCTCCAGAGAGAGGTCTTCTGCTTCCAGAGTGGGATTGTAGCGCTTCAGCTCTTTCAAGCAGGCGTTCATGATGTCCAGGATAGAGCTCTGAATGGCTCTCATCGCTGGAGTCAGAGACACATGGAGCTCCACCACATCCGGCTTGTGTTTGTCCAGCGTTGTGTTCACTGATGCTTGAAATCTAGCAGATAAAGCGTTGAAAAAACACCCGATTTATAAACAACATTCACCCACTtggagtaaaacaaaaaaataaaatgtcataccTTGGCCAAAGAAAGAGCTTCTTCACAAACAGGTTTCTCATGACACGCTCGACTTTACAGAAGCCAGAAGAGAAGGACGTGGCCTTGTCCGTAAAGGCCTTGATGAACCCGGTCTTGTTTTTCTGCCGATAAAGTCTCAGAATGAAAGCCTCCTGACAAGACTCAATGATCTTATGCGCACGATACACCAGGATTCCtgtgaaaatacacagaaagaCAACGTAGTCCGGCAACTCATTATCTGCACAGCCGTTTTCCAAAAGCCTTCTCCTGACCTGTTATGAGGTTAGCAGGAATTCGGTCGGTGAGGAAGTCCACCACTAGGATGCGGCTGGTCACAAAGAGAACTCCTCCTTTAGTGTACACGTTATATCTTTCATTATTATGCACATCGCTGGTCACAGTCTGGGGAAGATGGCTTACTCCTTCAGCGCGGAGCTGCTCTGTAAAATACTCCTTCAACGGGCACACaaattcatcattattattgaaTCATCCATGTAAAGACTAAAtgtcaaaagattaaattaCCAACAtgatcacttttttattttatatatcaggCTTTGCAGGCATGTACTTGCTTTGTTCTACGAGCTTTAACTTCTATAGCCCTGCAATTCAGGTTTACAATCAATTCTATTTCTTCGCAGCTCGCATGTACAACATACACAAGAATTGGCTGAAGGTAAAATTTCGTGAGACACATCACTGCTGTCACTGTTTGATTAGCCACGTCCTCTCTTAAAGATTGCGGGCTAAACGAGGCTGACCCACCTGTTCAGGAGTGGTCGTGTTTAACAGGAGCACCAGACTGCCCTCCTCCGAATAGACTCTCATGAAGTGTAAGAGAATACGGTCGACCCCGAGCCCCTCGGCTGTGACCAGCAAGCCGTCCGAGCTGAACAAACTCAGAAACATCTCCGTCTCGTACTCCAGCAGCGGGCTCGCCATCTTCACGAGCGACCGAAGCTGCTTTGCTGGATGACATGAACGGTCTTGCAGTTTTACCGCTTTTTTTATCAGGACGAACTAAAGTACAGCGCTTCCATTTAATATCTATACTTGCCGGTAGCACACACGTAATCGCAGAACCGAACAAAAAGCTATACTTTTGAGCTATATCATATTCTTTTACATTACGCAAGTTTCGCTCGCCTTCGTGTTTCAAAAAGGCGTTATCGTGTCACGTGACGCCGCGGGGTTTCTAACGTTCGGTTACGCCGGCGCCACCTGCTGTACTGGGGGTAGAACTcccacaaaaaacacaaacaacttcACAAGAGACGCACTCCTAACCGTGCATGAATGTGTATGAAATGAAACTCCAGATGCTTATGGCTTccgttttttaatataaaaaatgcactgAATATTTTTAGCATAACTTAACCGTGGAAGCCTATTTTCGCATCATAAGAAAAATCAGTGCCTCCTTGGTGTATGTCTGTCACGAACgaattgaaatgataaaatgtagAATGTAGTCAAAATTGTGACTTggaaattattaaatcattataaagATATGAAAAGGAAAACATTAAGAGAAAATTACGACACCAACCTTAATATCACCTTTAATTTACGTATTGCGTTTCCTTTAAATATGCCTCTTTCCAACAAATCTCCACATGTTTGTATTTAGTAGGCTGTGTATTGTATTTCTCGCTACAGGCTAAAAATGTATCCAGTAAACAGCATAATATTTTAGCACAGTTCAGTTTGCGTACTATACCGCACACAGCAACACACTCATATTTACACATACTAATGTGTCCTAAAACTGTACGTTCAACATGTACCACGATCCTGTTCTTTCCCATGCTGTGCAGAAGACACAGAGTGTGTGCATTGCTGCTTAGTGTCCTTGAGAGAGCAGTAGAGCACTTCTGTGTGGAGTGCTGCCGAAGTAGTGTTTATCACAGTTTAAGTGGGgcatgcttaaaaataaataggaaatgGATTGAAAGAGCTATTATGAAGAATACAACATGTACGAGgatgtttttatgcataatctttttctctttttttttttttgcgtttagAGAAAATAGagggaaaacattttcatattgcCATTAACATAATTACACGAAAATATTCTGTAGCAAATACGCAAAATCTATGCAAACAGATGAATTAGCTGGAAACTCAATATCCAACAGCTACAGTTATTTCCAGGATTTCATGCCTCTAGGACACATTTATGAATGCGATGACAAAGTGCTATAAGACACTGCTGTTTAAACCCAAACAGCCTCTATGCGCAGTACATTATCCactctttaaatgtaaagatCTTACAGCACTTCAGCTTTCAATATAGGCAGTCTATAGTGCAATATATTGTCAGGATATAGTGAAATAGTGGATTCTGGGTCTGCATCTCTCAAGGTTATGTTCAAAAATCTTAAGTGCATTCTTCTGTCGCTCTGatgctttcattatttattttgcttatttgctaaaaatgaatagaaagGGTAAAAACACGCACAGAGTGTATCTCGGGAAACCCTTAACTCATCAAATGCTCCAGTTTCTTGTTTGAAATTAAGTGTAAGTTACCTCGAATAACATGAAAAAGCACCACTTGTTCATTCGTTGTATGTAGTGgctaaaagagagaaagagagagagagagagaaaaaaataaaaataaaaacagagagacCTGCTGTTCAGagagcttttgttttgttttttgaggtCACTGACTAAGCACTTGAGGAGAGGAAGTCCTAATGGTGGAAGTAAAAGAAAGCAGGATGAACCTTTTATTCCGCCTGGTTCAAAGTTTAATACGAGCCCTTTTTCAGACAACACAATGTCAGGACGGATGAGGTTAGGAGGAGATCTAGAAGAAGCAAACAAGCACTCGTCCCGAGCAGTAGTGGAGCATCGCAGTGACTGGGCATGTCAAGAAGCATATGAGATTAATGGAGGCAGGAAAAGGCGCCGGCTCAGAGAGCAGCTGGATTTTAGCAGTCTTTTCAAAGGGTGACAGGAGGTGCGCCGCTTAAACAGCGTTATGTCAATGACTCATTAAAAACAAGTCCAAATACTCAACTCACCGTAAATGGCTCCTGCTCTGCTTCTTTAACCCTGTGAAGTTTTTTTGGGCTATAGTATGATATGAGGAAAATACGAAGCTCATACCCGAGAAGGAAAAACACCTCAGTTTTATTCGGAGGACCAAAGGGCGCGAAAGTATACACTTTGGTACAATTGCGGATATTTATATATCCAAGACCAAAACTGATTACCTTGTAATATAAATCTATGAACTATTATAGCAGACAACGCAttccaaatgtatttaaatatcgTTTGTCGCTCTGTATCTCTAAACAATACGGTAATACGATGATATTTAGGAGGATTGGTTTTACAATAAATGTCTGTAGCTTTTAGGCAAACGTAATGTAATGCAATACCACCTAGATTGTGAGATGTACAAAAAACATAGCTCAAAAGCCTGATGTATCATATTTCAGACTCATTTTAACATGGTTTTGAAATATGCATATAGACCTAAAGGAGAACATTTTTAGAATGAAACTAAAAGGCCTTTAACATGTTTCAGAAAAGTATAAATTAACCGACAATAGAATGTATAATTGTGTACAACAAGCTTTACAGcaagttttattttagacattttaaaggcCTTATCGTTCATTGAAACCTTTTTGAATGCTTGCACGGCAGTTAGCACAAGCAAGAGATTATGGTTTGTAGGTTTAAATATGGGTTGTTTTTCTTACACAAATGCATCGATTCACTACAGGAGGCCTTTTTAACCCCCAGGAGCCATGTGGagtttttttatgatggatttATGCACTTTATTGGACTATTGGACTATTGATTTTCAACAGTtattcactgccattataaagcttaaAACTCTGAAAGAACAAgctcatatacacctaggatggcttgaagATAAGTAAATCGTATGGTAACTATAATTTTTGAATAGTATTATCATTTTAAGGGATAAAGGCCTTTATTTAATGTCATCGCaagtgactttcttttttctgataAACATAAGGcgctcatttttgggtgaacattCACTTTAAGCGTTGAGGTGTGCGGTTACATATCGGAACAGTGGGGTTTTGGAGAGACTGTGAGTTAGTTGAAAggatacagcacctttaaagcaGAGCCTACCACAAATTGGATTAAAGTCACCAAGGTACTTGACTAACACTGCAGGATATTTGGTTTGCAAACTCCAAATGAGGTTACAGCGAGAAAAGAGTAAGCCTGATGAAGTAAACTTAAAAAACCACTGAGGGAACGTTCATGTGGGATTTTAATGCTTCAAGGATACAAAATAAACGGGCTAGTTACATGATAAATGATCTTTCAGTAATACAGAGTGTTTTGGGAAAATCACAGTTGCGACTTCACTGCTGTCTcgcatttaaaatgcactgcTGTGAGTCAccagaaaatgcatttcaacagaacaaataataacagaaaatactTTGCGGCTGAAAGTCGAGGCACATTTGATATTTTACGAAATTACTACAGCTGCTCCATTTGATCAGACAgttgaatgaatttaaaaacgGAGCTCTCACTGTTGAAACCGAACTGCAGTGTGGCTGATAAGTCTAAaggtgcttttaaaaatattagccCCATTTTGCAATTCCCTTTAATCCAAATATTAATATCGTGTGTAATAATCTAATTGAAGCAGAGGATGAAAATCAAGGCTGCCCGGTGTGAGAAAATGTGGTGGAAGATTATCCGCATTAGTATTCTTACTGGATTTTAAAAGAACCAGTAAAAAAGGGATTAATGTTCACATACAATGTAGTATATAGAAACCTTCTGCGAGAATAAGTCATGTCTACGCTAAGAAAGGAGTTGAAATTCTAATTAAAGAATCAAAAGAGGTATAAACAAGACAAGGTCTTATAGGAGGTCACACGATCCATGGCATTATGTATGAGAAGCACATTTATTGGAAGTAAAATCTCAATCTGTCTAAAACGAATAGGGTTTTCTAGTCTTATTTAGACAGGTATTTATAGGCCAAGTCATTCTGCAATGCCAATGAGGCATCTTAATGATGTTGTGTGTCTCCGTCTCTTTGCTAATGTGCCCTCCACCTCGCTGCATACTGAAAACGACTTACAGTCCAACTCCACTAAAATAGCTTGCGCAGATGGGCAGACTGTACAGCAATCTGTCAAAGTCTGTGTGAGGGTTGACTGACAACCTCAAGTGTTGGCTTGTGGAAAGTTCTCGCTTCAGAAACTTTAG
It contains:
- the LOC122355289 gene encoding DNA repair endonuclease XPF-like codes for the protein MASPLLEYETEMFLSLFSSDGLLVTAEGLGVDRILLHFMRVYSEEGSLVLLLNTTTPEQEYFTEQLRAEGVSHLPQTVTSDVHNNERYNVYTKGGVLFVTSRILVVDFLTDRIPANLITGILVYRAHKIIESCQEAFILRLYRQKNKTGFIKAFTDKATSFSSGFCKVERVMRNLFVKKLFLWPRFQASVNTTLDKHKPDVVELHVSLTPAMRAIQSSILDIMNACLKELKRYNPTLEAEDLSLENSLGTSFEKTIRHYLDPLWHQLGSRTKSLVQDLKILRTLLLYLTQYDCVTFLNLLESLRTSQKSFGSNSGFFFFFFXTSMFVNARSRVYCMRESKKKLKVGENDQKRSALGPPIRELVLEKNPKWEALTEVLQEIEKENSSSEREPGRVLICASDDRTCAQLKEYIQKGAEHLLNRLYSRTIGKEDPQPDLLKLDKGWSKKASAKSKGKNGRPKKKQTASKKPTKNDRPSRVSQMERQEDGAEKDLIGNSGDEGSLAEEEEEEEEEEILLDISSDDYYGILKEPLTVIHPLKGCSDPYSLTRVLHEVDPMFVVLYDAELSFVRQLEIYKASRPGKPLRVYFLIYGGSTEEQRYLTVLSKEKQAFEYLIREKASMVVPEEREGREDTNLDLVRSQEPASAATNTRKAGGREDVKEPQRIIVDMREFRSELPSLLHQRGLDIEPITLEVGDYILTSEICVERKSVSDLIGSLQSGRLYTQCLSMTRFYRRPVLLIEFDPAKPFSLVARSDFRQEISASDVTSKLTLLTLHFPRLRLLWCPSPYVTAELFQELKRGRPEPDAATAQAVTAESETVTESADLYNPGPHDFLLRMPGVNVKNFKSLVKHASCLADLLTFSQEKLSEILASGSNARQLYEFLHNPMDVVPVQKNKQTL